The window GTGGAGGCTGCGGTTGGGGATGGGGGCTGCCTCCTGTCAGAGGAGGATTTCAGCCTGATGCAGCAGGTTTCAGTCGTCTCCATCGTGGAGGAGGTCCATCTTTATGGAGGCCTCTGCTGAGCAGCTAATTTCCCCAGAAAGGTAACGacagaaagcacagagagagggatGTTTTCGTTTTTATACccgtggatggatgggtgaatACACCGTGCATGTATCTGTACCCCCAGGTTACTGGGTTTTAACCACTAAGAACCATGTTAATATCCCAGAtgggttttcctcttttcccaGTAGAGGGAGCATGCATCCAGctgtttcagtctgttttttttttggatcctTTGGGAGTACCAGGGTACTAGTGGGTTGAGTGGTGATCTGTCTGTGCTGTACACAGATCAGGTTCTCAGGTTTCTATTGAAGCTTGTACAATCAGTATTTACTTAATATATCAGTACATGACTCTTGGGTTTCTCACGTCTCCTTCACTGCTCTTTAACCTCTCACTGCAGTCTGTTTCTTTCCAGCTTAGTTGGAGCTGTTTGGAAGTGTTAACCCAGTTTTATGGAGCTCTGGAGGCGtcgcatacatacatacatacatacatacatacatacatacataaataggTTTTAATCTTAAAATAAGTTTTCACCTACCTCATTGTCTCATGGGTTTAACCCTTCCACTCTCTGCCTGGTATAAAATAGTGTTCTGATCTGATGCGCCGCACCGAAAGTGTTTTCTGTCCTCTACAAGAGGGGAcgaatataaaaaataaatatataaataaaaaacaatattagGATGGCAGAGAAATGAGCCTATCAACAGCACTAAAAATACTAATTAGTTTAGGCACCACCTGAGCTCCATATATTTTTAACAGTCCCTTAATGTAGGGACAGCTGCTTCTTAAAGACTCCATTCTCCCTTTTTAATGTGtcttaaaccaaaccaaaaatgacaagagaaagcatgtgtttctgtttcacgCTGGCATGAGAGGATCCTCATATTCGTCATTTGTGGTCAGGATTTGGGAAGTTCTCACCAGAGGGAACACATGACTTTGTTTTGCCATTTGGCAGTTGCTCCCATTGTGGTTTTGCAAGCAGACAGAAAATGTGGCACCAGATTCTTCTCTGTGTTTTATGCTGCTCCCCTTTTCTGTTATTGATGTATTCTTCCAGCCTCTCACCTGCTCCCTGTGTTTCTGGTTTCCTCTCTCAGGCACATGGCTCAGACGGACCTGAAGAACTCCACCTTCTGGCTGAGGGCGAGCGTCGGTGCCACGGTGTTTGCCGTGTTGGGCTTCGCCATGTACAGAGCACTTCTCAAACAGCGGTGATCAGACACCACGAGACTTCCCTCACCCCGGTCCGTCTGTTGACTCTGCCCCTCCTCcaatgccccccaccccccaccccccccaccccttttaCCTGAAAGACTCAAAGAGACTGTCTGATCCACCAGCCAGACCTCAGCTCCTTAGCCTCACCTCATCTCTTGGTCACAATGAACAAATGTGCAAACTTATAGATACATTTTATAAGGgagtgtggatttttttttccctttgttttgAGGAAAGGGGCAGGCTACTTTTGAAACATCACCTCGCTTTGTAAGTGCTGGCATCTCGTGGTCTGTTGATTCAATCTGGGTGAGATTAGACATGTCCACTCCTCTTTTTATTTCCCCCTCAGGTCAGTATAATTAGACATTTGGACACCTGAGAGAGGCAGCCATACACAGATGCACCACAAAGGGacttcagtctgtttatacatatgtatatgcaGTTATTATATATGTATTCTgtaaaacaaagatttttagGATCAAACCTGTAGGCAGCATCACAAGCCAGAAGCGACGTGAGCAGGAGGCGTTGGGACAAACAGCGCTGCATCTAACACTAGAAAGGTCACGGATGTCGTGCACTTGTCTATTTTGTGTGTTAATTTATTAACCCGTTTCTTTCTTGTCTGTTTCTGAGTGCACCGCATGAAACTCTGGgatttttcatgtatttttgtatttagtaTTATCAAAGCCATTTTCATGGTGAATGAcctgcttctgtttttattttttcctggttTTCGAATAAAGTTTTTGTCCTTCCTTATATTTTTATGATGTTAGAGGCACCATAAAACAGGATATGATTCTGTTAACAGCTATTCAGCAGCACCTCTCCCACCTCCAGACTTCTCATTCATCTTCTCCATCATTTCTAATAAAGACTTGTGCCGTAAGCGTGCTGATGGGATGAACTGCAGCTAATTTAACAGCAACAAGGGTAAATGACATGGTTTTAAATATCTGTAATAAATGACCTTTACACCCACTGgtgcctctgtgtttgtgtgtgactgaagagcagcagcagtagtagATGCTGTCATTTCAATACTACCTTTGTGACATGTACTTAAACAAACAGGACTTCTGGGGAGCAGAATACAGAAGTGAGTAGGTGATGCGGCTGCAAGCGATACTGCTCTCAGCTCGAGAGACGAGGAAgtctcaccacacacacaggtaGCAAACAACTGGCAGCCACAGTGTGAAATCGTAATCTGAGGGTTAACATGTCTGTAGATGGGACAAAGTTACTTTTTGAGGGCTttctgcagaaaagaaaagacactGTGGTAAGTTATATGCTGCTTTCACTCTTCAGTTGCTGTGAGTGTTGTAATAACTGCTGGAAAGTGATATTGGCTGCTTTCTGTTCTGGTTATAGAAATTGAGGTGGGTCACATACTGGTTCAGGCTTCAAAACACGACATTATTCTTCTATACTACGAAGAATGGGAGTGCTGTAAGTGTTCAGCTTATCAGGTTTTTTAAATGAGTAATTCCTGTTTAATGTAGTAGTATTACTAGTAGAAATAATTTCCTCTTCTAAAGAACTGAGTACTTCATGTGATCACACTGGacatttttctctttgcagtcaAACTTGCGAGGATATTACTACATACAGGCAGTAAGTCGTCCATATATCCCTGATTGTTACAGTTGATATAAAGGAAGCTGATTTGCACTTGTGACAGTGAGTGCCCTAAATTAACTGCAAATAAGCAAGTAGTTTATATTTGTTAGCACTTGTAGTGAGAGAGACAGGGGAAAGCCGTGTCACTGAGATCCCCCAAACAGAAGACTGTTGAACTGCAGTGGTGTTTAGtattcttctttcattttatgtCTTTACAATCTCACACTCATGGCTACTTTATCCTCATCTATGCTTTACTGTTAATGAGGAAGAAACTGTTTTAGACTACGAGCGCCCTTTGCCTTTAAATTGGCACAATTCTCTGAAATGCACTTGCTCACACTTTCCAGTGTATTAGTGATTTTACGCCACTGCTGTTGCTTTGACTTTAGTCAGCAATGCATCAGGTTGGATTACCTAAATGTGTGTCTGTCCTCCTCAGGTGCAGTCAGTGCGAGAGGTCCAGAAAGCTGACAAAAAACgctttatttttgaaataattatgacaaatggaaagaaaaaagtattggTGAGTCACTTTGGTGGTTTAGCAAGAAtatgtcttattttgataggtATAGTGCTAATTGTGACCTCAGTCCTTTCCCTGCTAAACCGCtgcccttgtgtgtgtgtgtgtgtgtgtgtgtgcaggcagcAGAGACAGAGGATCTCAGAAAAGAGTGGGTGGGACATCTTTGGCAAGCCATGCATCTCTTCTTGTCTGAGACCTCCGTCTCTACAGATGCACAGTAAGATCTGAATTTAAACTGATCCCCGTACGGCTGACTGAACTTAGgggaattcttttttttatgaccTTGAATGTTTTCTGCTCCTCAGACTTGATGTGTGTGAGCAGCGAGACAGACTGCACAGCATCACACCCATCTGCTCGCAGCGTGAAAGTGTGATGGAGGAGCTGCCTGTTCGGCCCCTCTCTGCACCCGCTCCTTCTGACTACATCTACGCACAACCACATAGACTCACCCGTCCCACCAAGGAAACCTGCCAGCCTGAGTACACCTGCCCGCCCAAGGAGCAGGACAATGAGGAGGAGATCTATCAGAACACACTGCAAGCTTACCAGAATTACAATGgtaaacattaaaatgatttggCTGTCTGCACCatcacagcctgaactgttaTTTTGGTGCTAAACCTTTCCGTTCTCAGATGATGACCCCAACGATCCTCAGTGGTCCAGCAGGATGAGCAACACAGAGGCTGAGCAAGAAGGAGACTATGATGTCTTACCTGTTAGGAAAAGTAGGACCTAAAACTTACTTTAAATAATTAAGCTTTCATAATAAGAGCATGCAGATGTCCAAAGGGGCCCTAATGTGTGTCACGTTTTCAGGGTCATGTGAGCTGAACCTTTCAGCAGAGGTGGAAGAGGATGTTTATGACGTCCCTGTGTCCTGCAGAAGGTCTTCTGAACCTGAGGGTGAGGTAGTGTTCGGTATAGTGGAAATGGGTGAATATTTGTTGCTGTTTAGTAATGTTTTATAAATTTCAGACCCCAGAGAGAGCGTCTATGACGTGCCAAGCTCACTTCTGAGGAACATATCTGATCACACCATAGGTAACTTCAGGTTCTCCTTGTTAACTTATTTAATTATTCTAATTTCCTGGTCAACTACGATAtatttgatgtttgtttctggcTGCAGATGAGCAGCCAGAGGAAGGAACCTACTGGAATATATGAGGCGTAGTTTCAGAGTGTCGGTTGTGGATTGGAGGCCGGCAGGAGCACACGTAACTCACCAGCTTTGGATCGGAAGACCGTTTCTGCTTCATATCTTTATGTTTCAGTTTTAAGTTAAACTAATAATATATACTTATCTCATGTAAGTCcactctgcacagtgaggacttTAACctgtggtgcagtggtttgTTTTGATGTTAGGATGTAAATGCAGagaggcaacaaaaaaaaaacaccagttcTCTGAAATGCACTTGCACACAGTTTCATTGTATTTGGTTGCAGAAGCAGCCAAAGGAAGGAACTTAGTGGATGGTATCAGCTGTGGTTTTCTGAACATCAGCACATGTACCTCCACATCATTTTAAACTCTGGATCAGaactgttcatttattttaaaaactgaaagtagtattaatatttatacaaatgtaaataatgtccctcagcttttttttttctaaaactaGGTCACTGATACAACGGCACTGGAGGTTCAACTGTGGTATTTATTTACTCCTTCTATACAAGACCAAAGAACCACATGCCTATTTTTAGGTAGAGAACACATGCTGTACAGAAATGTGTACATATCAGAACTGCAGGGTCAGACACACTATTGTTCACAAAAGTACTCATTTACATATCAAACCTGGTTCACAGTTTAAAAGTACACACCATTAACATAGATATTGCTGTATTACACACTTTGGACTTGAATTGATGGGAATGATCTGAGCTTAACACTTTAAAAACTaaagaatataaaaaacaaacaaagaggaaaagaaagtaaagacatttttcttatttttttgtttttcagaacattttttttctgtgggaaACCCTTTAAATGTCACCCTCTCAGTGATGTAGTGATGGTCACATAGTGCCTGTTCTGTTCTCAGGAATCTGTGAGCTGATGAAGGCCGTGATAGTGAATATTAACAAAAATAGCCACAAATTATTCTACATGTACGACACTAAACATACAGCATGTATACGCAGTATCCTcactcattaaaataaaataatttagtagTGCATATACTGGGTTGAAATACAAGCAAAAACAAGGTGCGCGTATGTAAAAAGCACGAGGAGTGATTTGTGCAgtcaaagtaattttttttccctcaaagtcaaaagaaattaaaaatattaattaatttataaagAATATACAACAACTAAGCAACATGCTAACGAGCAGAACATGCTCTTGTTTGGATCGAGTCTGTGTTGTGATCTTTGTCAGTTAGCAAAATACTGGAAATAATATTTGGTTTGTAGTATTGTGATGAACGACAACAACACAAGCCACTTAATAACTAGACTTTAAATATTCTGTTTAtgttaaatttgtatttatcttCACTGAGGTAATGTCTGTAGAAACTTGAATCATTTCTAATTAACAGCTGGCGTTAATGGTTATCAATGTTAATACAGTGATGTCACTAAATCTGTCACTGTTTTACAGTACGTATTCCAAGTCTGACCACCACCCTTTAAAACATAGTtttataatttacattttttttaattatgcagcagcctcaacagcTGCAATTCTCTCAGGCAATCTGATATTTTATATGGGTTGTAGTGTGAGGTTTGCTGGTAGTGCAGACCGTCTTATGGAGATCACGCCTGGGCCTGGGATTGTTCCCTGAGGAACTCCTCCAGGACGGTGATGATGCTGCAGGCTTCGGGCAGATCGCTGTGCTCGGCCCGGGCGTtctgcagcaacacatctccGTTCCCGCAGCCCTGCAGGAACTGACTGCAACGAAATAGGGCGTAGTGACTCATCTCTGCCTGACGCACGAAGCGCTTCAAGCTGTTCATGTCCTGGATGGCCTGCAGAGTGAGTGACGTGGTTGATCAGAGAGGAAGTAATACATACATAAACGGGAAGAGATGAGGATGAAGGAAAAGACAacgaattaaaaaaagaagttataTTGTGTCTGATAAGTGGAACTGAGAACTATAGTCCAAAGTTGGGGCCTGGTGGAAAATATATAAACTGATGTGTGTTTGacattcatatttttatcaATCAGAATttgttaaaatgtaactttaaacaggatttaatacattttatctaATAAAAGAATATTATATTTAAATTGAACTTTGATACCTGACtttagaaacagaaaacagacgCGCTGCTACACTCTGTCTCTTTTCTCACCTTAAGTTTGAAGTTCTCCAGAATCTGTCTGAGCAGGAATGGATTACAGCGCTCTGCAGCGTTCAGAAATGCCTGAATCCAGTCATCACAGAAACGATTGCTGACTAAGGGGAGAAAACATCTTCATCAGACCTCAGTCAGTACACAGAGTATGTAATGTCGTAGTACGTGATTTACCAGTATTTGTGAGTGTGGGTGGGCTGCTGGAGCAGTCTATGATCAGGGCAGACTGTGCGTCCTCTGAGATGGCCTTGCACAGGGAAGCGGTGGTGGTGTCTTGCTGGGACAGTCCCTGCAAACTGGCTGCTTTGATGAACCTGGCAGAGCACACAATGGATGTTTTTTCACACAGTTTGCTGGACATGAACAACAGGCAGAAACACACCTGATGCGGGAGGTTTAGCACGGAGAACGTTACCTAACTCACCTGGACACGTCAGCCTTCGTCCTCTGGTCTGAATTGATGACCTCtacatgtgtgtgactgagagCCTGTGCACACaaagttttagtggttgaaatAAAGATGCATACAAACAgaccatgtccatctctttatgaccaaaGTGTATCAAACTTCTGATgatcaaatctgcagcagctgtgatacTCATGTCAGTAAAGACCAAattttctgaggaatgtttccagaaccTTGTTGAACCTGCCATGAGCATCTGAAGCAAATGGGGGTATTACgggtacctaataaagtgtccagtgagtgtatacaGATATAGACTGTCCATTTTACATctgacataaatatatttgagtAGGTGTATTAGCATGGGTAGCATTGCAGTTCAGTGTATTTGCAAAGCATCAGTAATCAATTAATGACATTTGCAGAAATTTTCTAAGAAACAGCGTAATCTGTAACTGCTGTCCTGACCTCAATTCACTGAGTTCACAATCAATTACTGTGTAACATGTTCTTTAAGCCACCTTAGAAACAGGAAATAGAGCTCACTGCATCAAAAGTCTTTTCTACATCCCTGTATCATGACTTTTTCCAACTAGGAACTTAGGGCTGcagctattgattattttagtaatcaaatatTCTATCgattaatcagataagaaaaacttttttctcATTATTGAGcactaataaatattcaaaagagaaaatagaagtcttttaaaattaaatgatcATTGTTTTTAATTGCCATATTAAAATCTGGTTTGTTttgaaggaaaacaggaagacatACAACCAGAAATAAGGCATAAGATAAAACAGCCTTTATGAGGTAGATttggtgtgtgtctgcatattTAAGTGTGCTAGTGAATGAGTATGTGTGGCtgtaagcctttaaaggagGTGACTGCAATGAAGAAAAGTGAGTGTATCAGCATTCTCAGAACTGGGgattttccctgtgctttggtgcaagtttcctgctgcagaaaacagacgtTCTGACGGTGCAGATATTAAAAATTAGAATGCAGTGTCCAGCCTAACAGCAGTGGGTCAGTGACTCAGTTTTACTGGCCCTACGTATATTTTTACTGGCCTGAGGGGatgaaaaaaaagtatatatttctttaatatTCTAAAATATTAATGCAATTTCATTTAGATAAAAATCATTTATGTTAATATTAAtctaaatatgcaaaataatgtttctgaaaccttgaaataaatatgatcTTGTACCAGCcgttgtctttatttttgtgaTTCTTAAGGACATCTACTAAGCTCTGTCAAATACAACTTCCCTATATCATTATGATCTTCTGACAGTGTGACCACCCCACGTGCAAGTCAGTTAAAAGGGTTCAGTAACTTTATAACACAAtcactttaaaattaaaaagtgtgCGGGCTTATGCAGTAAGGGGTAGCACAAATTATGGCATCGGTACCTCACTGTGGCACCACAGCAGATGCCACTTGCCACAGCAGATGCCACTTGCCACAGCAGATGCCACTTGCCACAGCAGATGCCACGTGCTGCCAGTCATTTGGCATTGATGCCaatgatgtgctttttttttttagacccgAGCCAACTGAAGGGTTGGCGAGAAGCCTATTGGACTCACTAAGCCAAATCctcaaaaatgcacaaaaattcCCAAGGTCGCATGGTTCGCGGTCGCAAGTGACCCTGGACCTCATAGGGACATGgatcaggtcgagacgtttcagAAAAGGTACGTTTGATGGTGACTGGAAAAGCACCTAATTGGATTCGCTTGAattctttatattattatttttttttattcattatt is drawn from Archocentrus centrarchus isolate MPI-CPG fArcCen1 chromosome 8, fArcCen1, whole genome shotgun sequence and contains these coding sequences:
- the LOC115784432 gene encoding uncharacterized protein LOC115784432, with product MSVDGTKLLFEGFLQKRKDTVKLRWVTYWFRLQNTTLFFYTTKNGSASNLRGYYYIQAVQSVREVQKADKKRFIFEIIMTNGKKKVLAAETEDLRKEWVGHLWQAMHLFLSETSVSTDAQLDVCEQRDRLHSITPICSQRESVMEELPVRPLSAPAPSDYIYAQPHRLTRPTKETCQPEYTCPPKEQDNEEEIYQNTLQAYQNYNDDDPNDPQWSSRMSNTEAEQEGDYDVLPVRKRSCELNLSAEVEEDVYDVPVSCRRSSEPEDPRESVYDVPSSLLRNISDHTIDEQPEEGTYWNI